From a region of the Panicum virgatum strain AP13 chromosome 2K, P.virgatum_v5, whole genome shotgun sequence genome:
- the LOC120671250 gene encoding probable fatty acyl-CoA reductase 4: protein MEEARIPGYFKNKGILITGSTGFLGKILVEKILRVQPDVKRIYLPVRAPDAESAKKRVETEVIGKELFGLLRETHGKEGFQSLVDDKVVPLAGDIGHENFGVEGAQLAQMTREINVIVNGAATTNFYERYDVALDVNVMGVRHMCQLARQCPNLEVILHVSTAYVVGERQGVIQERAFKHGETLREDGAQLRLDVDAELRLARDYQRQLAGDDAEQKNERKAMKELGLARAREFGWPNTYVFTKALGEMTLAQELAGGGVPVAIVRPSIITSIHKDPLPGWIEGTRTIDAIIIGYAKQNLSCFLADLDLTMDVIPGDMVVNAMMAAAAAHASPPPPPAGQQRVPPPPPTVYHATSSLRNPAPYAVLYRTGIRYFSAHPRGVAGAGAGGRARPVRFFATVAGFTAYMVVRYRLPLELLRLLNLLLCGLLARPCAELRRRYAFVMRLVGLYGPFALFRGVFDDANVERLRLAMAPADRAAFGFDPKTLDWDDYFYSIHIPGVMKHVLK from the exons ATGGAGGAAGCAAGGATCCCGGGGTacttcaagaacaagggcaTCCTCATCACCGGCTCAACGGGCTTCCTTGGAAAGA TACTGGTGGAGAAGATACTGAGGGTCCAGCCGGACGTCAAGAGGATCTACCTCCCGGTGCGAGCGCCGGACGCAGAATCGGCCAAGAAACGGGTGGAGACTGAG GTGATCGGGAAGGAGCTGTTTGGGCTCCTGCGGGAGACGCACGGCAAGGAGGGGTTCCAGTCCTTGGTCGACGACAAGGTCGTCCCTCTCGCCGGCGACATCGGCCACGAGAACTTCGGCGTGGAGGGCGCCCAGCTGGCGCAGATGACCCGGGAGATCAACGTCATCGTCAACGGAGCCGCCACCACCAATTTCTACGAGag GTACGACGTGGCCCTGGACGTGAACGTGATGGGCGTGAGGCACATGTGCCAGCTGGCCAGGCAGTGCCCCAACCTCGAGGTCATCCTCCATGTCTCCACTG CTTATGTGGTTGGGGAGAGGCAGGGGGTGATCCAGGAGCGGGCGTTCAAGCACGGCGAGACACTGCGTGAGGACGGCGCGCAGCTGCGGCTGGACGTCGACGCCGAGCTCCGGCTGGCCAGGGACTACCagcggcagctcgccggcgacgacgcggaGCAGAAGAACGAGAGGAAGGCCATGAAGGAGCTCGGCCTCGCACG AGCCCGGGAGTTCGGGTGGCCCAACACGTACGTGTTCACCAAGGCGCTAGGGGAGATGACGCTGGcgcaggagctcgccggcggcggcgtgccggtGGCGATCGTGCGGCCCAGCATCATCACCAGCATCCACAAGGACCCGCTGCCGGGGTGGATCGAGGGGACCAGGACCATCGACGCCATCATCATCGGCTACGCCAAGCAGAACCTCTCCTGCTTCCTCGCCGACCTCGACCTCACCATGGATGTC ATCCCCGGGGACATGGTGGTGAACGCGAtgatggccgcggcggcggcgcacgcctcgccgccgccgccgccggcgggccagcagcgggtgccgccgccgccgccgacggtgtaCCACGCGACGTCGTCCCTCCGGAACCCGGCGCCGTACGCGGTGCTGTACCGGACGGGGATCCGCTACTTCAGCGCGCACCCGCggggggtcgccggcgccggcgccggcgggcgcgcCCGGCCGGTGCGCTTCTTCGCCACGGTGGCCGGCTTCACGGCGTACATGGTGGTCCGGTACCGGCTGCCGCTggagctgctgcggctgctcaACCTGCTGCTGTGCGGCCTCCTCGCGCGGCCctgcgccgagctccgccgcaggTACGCCTTCGTCATGCGCCTCGTCGGCCTCTACGGGCCCTTCGCGCTCTTCCGGGGCGTCTTCGACGACGCCAACGTCGAGAGGCTCCGGCTCGCCATGGCGCCCGCCGACCGCGCCGCCTTCGGCTTCGACCCCAAGACCCTCGACTGGGACGACTACTTCTACAGCATCCACATCCCCGGCGTCATGAAGCACGTGCTCAAGTGA